Proteins from a genomic interval of Sinobacterium norvegicum:
- the truB gene encoding tRNA pseudouridine(55) synthase TruB has product MARKKRGRPVDGIIILNKPAGMTSNGALQRVKRAFFAQKAGHTGALDPLATGVLPLCFGEATKCSQFLLDSDKAYRSVFTLGVTTDSSDADGKVISEKDASQVTREKVEAELAAFRGDIQQLPSMFSALKHNGQPLYKLAREGKEVARKLRDVTIFSLELIDFRPGERAEVEVEVYCSKGTYIRSIAEDLGFALGCGAHVSVLHRIEAGPFKESDVIELEFLESLAENQDFDALNELLLPVDAGIQDMPEVFLDADSGFYIRQGQPVTVPKLPLEGLVRIKLDGGQFIGIGEVLEDGRLGPRRLIAEPQG; this is encoded by the coding sequence GTGGCTAGAAAGAAACGTGGTCGCCCAGTCGATGGTATTATTATTTTAAATAAGCCTGCTGGCATGACTTCTAACGGCGCATTGCAACGTGTTAAACGCGCGTTCTTTGCACAAAAAGCCGGTCATACCGGCGCCTTGGATCCGCTTGCCACCGGTGTCTTGCCGCTGTGTTTTGGCGAGGCAACCAAGTGTTCACAGTTCCTGTTGGATTCCGACAAGGCTTACCGCAGTGTGTTTACCTTAGGGGTTACTACCGATAGCAGTGACGCCGATGGTAAGGTAATCTCTGAGAAAGATGCATCACAGGTGACTCGTGAGAAAGTAGAAGCGGAGCTTGCTGCCTTTCGCGGTGATATCCAGCAGTTGCCATCGATGTTCTCAGCTCTCAAGCACAATGGTCAGCCGCTGTATAAGCTGGCCAGAGAGGGCAAAGAGGTGGCGCGCAAGCTGCGTGATGTGACTATATTCAGCCTTGAGCTGATCGACTTCAGGCCCGGTGAGCGAGCTGAGGTTGAGGTTGAGGTGTATTGTAGCAAGGGCACATACATACGCTCAATTGCTGAAGATTTAGGCTTTGCTCTCGGTTGCGGCGCACATGTCAGTGTTTTGCACCGCATTGAAGCGGGTCCGTTTAAGGAATCCGACGTCATTGAGCTCGAATTTTTAGAGTCGCTGGCAGAAAATCAGGATTTTGATGCATTAAATGAGTTACTATTACCCGTTGATGCGGGAATTCAGGATATGCCTGAGGTGTTTCTTGATGCCGACAGCGGGTTTTATATCCGCCAGGGGCAGCCCGTCACGGTACCGAAATTGCCGTTAGAGGGTTTGGTTCGTATTAAACTCGATGGCGGTCAGTTTATCGGCATCGGGGAAGTTTTAGAGGACGGAAGGCTTGGCCCCCGTCGTCTGATCGCTGAACCGCAGGGGTAG